In the genome of Kitasatospora cathayae, one region contains:
- a CDS encoding DUF1453 domain-containing protein, with product MSALVNLLVIAAVVVLVVGRQMRVKRLDTERRFWVLPLVLGVIALRDPQIIDHQHTALSATLLAAGLVTTLAMGSVWGWTVRIWRDDDGHVLVKGTKATMAAWGGTLAIRIGLYAAGSALGVHQAGSSLMLGMAVLLLVRSLVVNWRARTLEPSRATAVLH from the coding sequence ATGTCTGCCCTCGTCAACCTCCTCGTGATCGCCGCGGTGGTGGTCCTGGTGGTCGGGCGCCAGATGCGCGTCAAGCGACTGGACACCGAGCGCCGCTTCTGGGTGCTGCCGCTGGTCCTGGGCGTGATCGCGCTGCGCGATCCGCAGATCATCGACCACCAGCACACCGCGCTGTCGGCCACCCTGCTCGCCGCCGGACTGGTCACCACCCTCGCGATGGGGTCGGTCTGGGGCTGGACCGTCCGGATCTGGCGGGACGACGACGGCCACGTCCTGGTCAAGGGCACCAAGGCCACCATGGCCGCCTGGGGCGGGACGCTCGCCATCCGGATCGGCCTGTACGCGGCCGGCTCGGCCCTCGGCGTCCACCAGGCGGGCAGCTCGCTGATGCTCGGCATGGCGGTCCTGCTACTGGTCCGCTCGCTCGTGGTCAACTGGAGGGCCCGGACGCTGGAGCCCTCGCGGGCCACCGCCGTACTGCACTGA
- a CDS encoding DUF485 domain-containing protein, producing the protein MPQQQTSSPDQGQRFDWWAAPAAATASEPAAAPRRTAVPAQPGPTSAGATQPTAAQPGAAAEQVTAPPAPPVAPPSAPPVVPPLAPPAVPPVVPAVVAQEPPAPVSGTDRTEVYRSVQASAAFQDIRRSYRAFVFPTCGAFLCWYLLYVAAAAAAPGAMRSPVVGPFNVAWLLGLLQFASTFLLTWLYARNARTKRDRAALGLRWDTQDQLR; encoded by the coding sequence GTGCCACAGCAGCAGACCAGCAGTCCCGACCAGGGACAGCGATTCGACTGGTGGGCCGCTCCGGCCGCCGCCACCGCTTCCGAGCCGGCTGCCGCGCCCCGCCGAACGGCCGTACCGGCCCAGCCGGGACCCACCAGTGCGGGCGCCACCCAGCCGACCGCCGCCCAGCCGGGCGCCGCTGCCGAGCAGGTGACCGCACCGCCGGCTCCGCCCGTGGCCCCGCCGTCGGCCCCGCCCGTCGTGCCGCCGCTCGCCCCGCCGGCTGTCCCGCCGGTCGTCCCGGCCGTCGTGGCGCAGGAGCCGCCGGCGCCGGTGAGCGGCACCGACAGGACCGAGGTCTACCGGAGCGTCCAGGCCAGCGCGGCCTTCCAGGACATCCGCCGCAGCTACCGCGCGTTCGTCTTCCCGACCTGCGGCGCCTTCCTCTGCTGGTACCTGCTGTACGTCGCCGCCGCGGCCGCCGCGCCCGGCGCGATGCGCAGCCCGGTGGTCGGCCCGTTCAACGTGGCCTGGCTGCTCGGCCTGCTGCAGTTCGCCTCCACCTTCCTGCTCACCTGGCTCTACGCCCGCAACGCCCGGACCAAGCGCGACCGCGCCGCGCTGGGCCTGCGCTGGGACACCCAGGACCAGCTGCGATGA
- a CDS encoding RNA polymerase sigma factor, with protein MFVSASTSRSLPPEIAESAALLALIERGKAQGQIAGDDVRQAFEADQIPVTKWKNVMRSLNQVLIEEGVDLMVSAAEPAGAKRKSVAAKSPTKRTATKAVTTRTPAAPSAPTKPPVRIAPGAPVAAPAVAAAAAAPAPIVSADITVEETAGVVTEVKSVAAKKAAPAKKAAAKKTAAPAKKAAAKKTTTAKAAKGGDEELLGDEELLEDVALPGDKAEAEAGPEEESEGFVLSDDDEDDAPAQQVAVAGATADPVKDYLKQIGKVPLLNAEQEVELAKRIEAGLFAEDKLSAADKLAPKLKRELEIIAEDGRRAKNHLLEANLRLVVSLAKRYTGRGMLFLDLIQEGNLGLIRAVEKFDYTKGYKFSTYATWWIRQAITRAMADQARTIRIPVHMVEVINKLARVQRQMLQDLGREPTPEELAKELDMTPEKVIEVQKYGREPISLHTPLGEDGDSEFGDLIEDSEAVVPADAVSFTLLQEQLHSVLDTLSEREAGVVSMRFGLTDGQPKTLDEIGKVYGVTRERIRQIESKTMSKLRHPSRSQVLRDYLD; from the coding sequence TTGTTCGTGTCGGCCAGCACATCCCGTTCGCTTCCCCCCGAGATCGCCGAGTCCGCGGCTCTGCTGGCGCTCATCGAGCGGGGCAAGGCCCAGGGGCAGATCGCCGGTGACGACGTGCGCCAGGCGTTCGAGGCGGACCAGATCCCGGTCACCAAGTGGAAGAACGTCATGCGCAGCCTCAACCAGGTGCTGATTGAGGAGGGGGTGGACCTCATGGTCAGCGCGGCCGAACCGGCCGGCGCCAAGCGCAAGAGCGTTGCTGCCAAGAGCCCCACCAAGCGCACCGCCACCAAGGCTGTCACCACCCGGACCCCGGCCGCTCCGTCGGCCCCGACCAAGCCGCCCGTGCGGATCGCCCCCGGCGCTCCTGTCGCGGCTCCGGCCGTCGCGGCCGCCGCCGCGGCGCCCGCCCCCATCGTGTCCGCGGACATCACCGTCGAGGAGACGGCCGGCGTCGTCACCGAGGTGAAGTCGGTCGCGGCGAAGAAGGCCGCCCCGGCCAAGAAGGCCGCGGCCAAGAAGACCGCCGCGCCGGCCAAGAAGGCCGCCGCCAAGAAGACCACCACCGCCAAGGCCGCCAAGGGCGGCGACGAGGAGCTGCTCGGCGACGAGGAGCTGCTCGAGGACGTCGCGCTGCCCGGCGACAAGGCCGAGGCCGAGGCGGGCCCGGAGGAGGAGTCGGAGGGCTTCGTCCTCTCCGATGACGACGAGGACGACGCGCCGGCCCAGCAGGTCGCCGTCGCCGGTGCCACCGCCGACCCGGTCAAGGACTACCTGAAGCAGATCGGCAAGGTCCCGCTGCTCAACGCCGAGCAGGAGGTCGAGCTCGCCAAGCGCATCGAGGCCGGCCTGTTCGCCGAGGACAAGCTCTCGGCCGCCGACAAGCTCGCCCCCAAGCTCAAGCGCGAGCTGGAGATCATCGCCGAGGACGGCCGCCGGGCCAAGAACCACCTGCTGGAGGCCAACCTCCGTCTGGTGGTCTCGCTGGCCAAGCGCTACACCGGCCGCGGCATGCTGTTCCTGGACCTGATCCAGGAGGGCAACCTCGGTCTGATCCGTGCGGTCGAGAAGTTCGACTACACCAAGGGCTACAAGTTCTCGACCTACGCCACCTGGTGGATCCGCCAGGCGATCACCCGCGCCATGGCCGACCAGGCCCGCACCATCCGCATCCCGGTGCACATGGTCGAGGTCATCAACAAGCTGGCCCGCGTCCAGCGCCAGATGCTCCAGGACCTGGGTCGCGAGCCCACCCCGGAGGAGCTGGCCAAGGAACTCGACATGACCCCCGAGAAGGTCATCGAGGTCCAGAAGTACGGCCGCGAGCCGATCTCGCTGCACACCCCGCTGGGCGAGGACGGCGACAGCGAGTTCGGTGACCTGATCGAGGACTCCGAGGCGGTCGTCCCGGCCGACGCGGTCTCCTTCACCCTGCTCCAGGAGCAGCTGCACTCGGTGCTGGACACCCTGTCCGAGCGCGAGGCCGGCGTGGTCTCGATGCGCTTCGGCCTGACGGACGGTCAGCCGAAGACCCTCGACGAGATCGGCAAGGTGTACGGGGTCACCCGTGAGCGCATCCGCCAGATCGAGTCGAAGACCATGTCGAAGTTGCGCCACCCGTCGCGCTCCCAGGTGCTCCGCGACTACCTGGACTGA
- a CDS encoding S1 family peptidase produces the protein MLTDPDRADLPTPAPCRAAPTARATVPRTARRGRLRRRGALLALLAAVPLVALGTAGPAEAQRRVVGGGSVSTVDHPWIVALASRQQFGSGRSGQFCGGALVTPTKVVTAAHCFYDEAKGRVDRPGLKVIVGRDDMRGSAGREVAVQRIWIHPDYDFAANMNDVAVLTLAESQGSRPVVELVGQGESGPYAAGTRAQVYGWGDTSGRGDYSPVLRGVDVPIVPDQTCAHAYPGGPDGKFDARGMVCAGEEKGGKDACQGDSGGPLIVAGRLAGLVSWGTGCAEAAHPGVYTRMSSVTDAVHSAL, from the coding sequence GTGCTGACCGACCCGGACCGAGCCGACCTGCCGACCCCCGCCCCGTGCCGGGCCGCCCCGACCGCCCGGGCCACCGTTCCGCGCACGGCCCGTCGGGGCCGCCTCCGGCGTCGGGGCGCCCTGCTGGCGCTGCTCGCCGCCGTCCCGCTGGTCGCCCTCGGCACGGCCGGCCCGGCCGAGGCGCAGCGCAGGGTTGTCGGTGGGGGCAGCGTGAGCACCGTCGACCACCCCTGGATCGTGGCGCTGGCCAGCCGCCAGCAGTTCGGCAGCGGACGCTCCGGCCAGTTCTGCGGCGGCGCGCTGGTCACCCCGACGAAGGTGGTGACGGCCGCGCACTGCTTCTACGACGAGGCCAAGGGCCGGGTGGACCGGCCCGGCCTGAAGGTGATCGTCGGCCGGGACGACATGCGCGGCTCAGCCGGCCGAGAGGTGGCCGTCCAGCGGATCTGGATCCACCCCGACTACGACTTCGCCGCGAACATGAACGACGTGGCGGTACTCACGCTCGCCGAGTCCCAGGGCTCCCGGCCGGTGGTCGAGCTGGTCGGCCAGGGCGAGAGCGGACCGTACGCGGCGGGGACGAGGGCCCAGGTCTACGGCTGGGGCGACACCAGCGGGCGGGGTGACTACTCGCCGGTGCTGCGCGGGGTGGACGTGCCGATCGTCCCGGACCAGACCTGTGCGCACGCCTACCCCGGCGGGCCGGACGGCAAGTTCGACGCCCGGGGCATGGTCTGCGCGGGCGAGGAGAAGGGCGGCAAGGACGCCTGCCAGGGCGACAGCGGTGGCCCGCTGATCGTGGCCGGACGGCTGGCCGGACTGGTGTCCTGGGGGACGGGCTGCGCCGAGGCTGCCCACCCGGGTGTCTACACCCGGATGTCCTCGGTCACGGACGCGGTGCACTCGGCGCTCTGA
- a CDS encoding sensor histidine kinase: MEREAESRPRRVLTVFGRFVMVVIVAWGTLAGGKYAGWGVAAAVAGLASAVALCALYLHVTREQRPVASYLLSAALVGGAWLANWGLAYTLADFLWIGLAVTVLVRVPPAPALLVAAAALGSYAAASPASWLSVSATVGGSLLVGFLLRLDIEARGTARRLLVQERAVRAAEAESAALAERARIAREIHDVLAHSLSAQLVHLEAARLMLDAGTDREQIRERVVAARRMAQDGLAETRQALSALRGEFTPVGEFLVELTERERAPFTVTGTPRPLGAEAGLAVRRTAQEAVTNVRKHAPGARCSVELRYLDDAVELEVRNARASRGQFAGEASCGESSSRELADSGSGYGLLGMRERAELLGGTLLAGPEDGGWRVLLRVPA, from the coding sequence ATGGAGCGCGAGGCCGAGAGCCGGCCGCGACGGGTCCTCACCGTGTTCGGCCGGTTCGTCATGGTGGTCATCGTCGCGTGGGGAACCCTCGCCGGCGGCAAGTACGCGGGCTGGGGGGTAGCGGCCGCGGTGGCCGGCCTGGCCTCGGCCGTGGCACTCTGCGCGCTGTACCTGCACGTCACCCGGGAGCAGCGCCCGGTGGCCTCGTACCTGCTGTCCGCCGCCCTGGTCGGAGGCGCCTGGCTCGCCAACTGGGGACTGGCCTACACGCTGGCCGACTTCCTCTGGATCGGGCTGGCCGTGACGGTGCTGGTCAGGGTCCCGCCGGCACCCGCGTTGCTGGTCGCGGCGGCCGCGCTGGGCTCGTACGCGGCGGCCTCCCCGGCGAGCTGGCTCAGCGTCTCCGCCACGGTCGGGGGTTCCCTCCTGGTCGGCTTCCTGCTGCGGCTGGACATCGAGGCGCGCGGCACCGCCCGCCGGCTGCTGGTCCAGGAGCGTGCCGTCCGGGCCGCCGAGGCGGAGAGCGCGGCGCTCGCCGAACGGGCCAGGATCGCCCGGGAGATCCACGACGTGCTCGCCCACAGCCTTTCCGCGCAGCTGGTCCACCTGGAGGCGGCCCGGCTGATGCTGGACGCCGGGACGGACCGCGAGCAGATCCGCGAACGGGTCGTCGCCGCACGGCGGATGGCGCAGGACGGGCTGGCCGAGACCCGGCAGGCGCTGTCCGCGCTGCGCGGGGAGTTCACGCCGGTGGGGGAGTTCCTGGTGGAACTGACCGAGCGGGAACGGGCCCCGTTCACCGTCACGGGTACACCCCGGCCGCTGGGCGCCGAGGCCGGTCTGGCGGTGCGGCGCACCGCGCAGGAGGCGGTGACCAACGTCCGCAAGCACGCGCCGGGCGCCCGGTGCTCGGTCGAACTGCGGTACCTGGACGACGCGGTGGAGCTGGAGGTGCGCAACGCCCGGGCGTCGCGCGGTCAGTTCGCGGGAGAGGCGTCCTGTGGTGAGTCGTCCTCCCGTGAACTGGCCGACAGCGGCAGCGGGTACGGTCTGCTGGGGATGCGCGAACGCGCGGAACTGCTCGGCGGCACCCTGCTGGCGGGCCCGGAGGACGGAGGGTGGCGGGTGTTGCTGCGGGTGCCGGCATGA
- a CDS encoding DUF7455 domain-containing protein: MTTVLTPASPLTAADRCDRCGAQAYLRVVLASGGELLFCAHHGRKFEPELKKIAVEIQDESGRLTTSTTATAADDER; this comes from the coding sequence GTGACTACTGTTCTGACACCTGCGAGCCCGCTCACCGCGGCTGACCGCTGCGACCGCTGCGGCGCCCAGGCCTACCTGCGCGTCGTACTCGCCAGCGGCGGAGAGCTGCTCTTCTGCGCCCACCACGGCCGGAAGTTCGAGCCCGAGCTCAAGAAGATCGCCGTGGAGATACAGGACGAGAGCGGCCGTCTCACCACCAGCACCACCGCGACGGCCGCCGACGACGAGCGCTGA
- a CDS encoding DNA gyrase/topoisomerase IV subunit B, which produces MSAETTVPSALLAGDDGSNYTARHLLVLEGLEAVRKRPGMYIGSTDSRGLMHCLWEIIDNSVDEALGGYCDRIEVLLHPDSSVEVRDNGRGIPVDVEPKTGLSGVEVVMTKLHAGGKFGGGSYAASGGLHGVGASVVNALSARLDVEVDRSGHTHAISFRRGTPGIFTEASPDAPFEPANGLTRTRKVPKTRTGTRIRYWADRQIFLKDAKLSLEHLHNRARQTAFLVPGLTIVVRDERLVESEQIEESVFHYDGGIAEFCEFLAPDKPVSDVLRLRGEGTFKETVPVLDELGHMTPTEVTRHLGVDIALRWGTGYDTTLRSFVNIIATPKGGTHVTGFERSLAKTVNEVLRASKLLRVAEDDITKDDATEGLTAVVTVRLAEPQFEGQTKEVLGTSAANRIVAAVVAKELKAFLTSAKKDQKQQARAVLEKVVAAARTRVAARQHKEAQRRKTALETSSLPAKLADCRSDDVDRSELFIVEGDSALGTAKLARNSEFQALLPIRGKILNVQKASVSDMLKNAECAAIIQVIGAGSGRTFDIDQARYGRVIFMADADVDGSHIRTLLLTLFHRYMRPMVEQGRVFAAVPPLHRIELTNPKRGQEKYHYTYSDAELRSTLLEFQRKGQRWKEPVQRYKGLGEMDADQLAETTMDPRHRTLRRINLGDLEQAERIFDLLMGNDVAPRKEFIVDSAATLDRSRIDA; this is translated from the coding sequence GTGAGTGCCGAAACGACCGTGCCGTCCGCGCTGCTGGCCGGCGACGACGGTTCCAACTACACCGCGCGGCACCTGCTCGTCCTGGAGGGCCTGGAGGCCGTCCGCAAGCGCCCCGGCATGTACATCGGCTCGACCGACAGCCGCGGCCTGATGCACTGCCTCTGGGAGATCATCGACAACTCGGTCGACGAGGCGCTGGGCGGCTACTGCGACCGCATCGAGGTCCTGCTGCACCCGGACTCCTCGGTCGAGGTCCGCGACAACGGCCGTGGCATCCCGGTCGACGTCGAGCCCAAGACCGGATTGTCCGGCGTCGAGGTCGTGATGACCAAGCTGCACGCGGGCGGCAAGTTCGGCGGCGGCTCGTACGCCGCCTCCGGCGGTCTGCACGGCGTCGGCGCCTCGGTCGTGAACGCGCTCTCCGCCCGGCTGGACGTCGAGGTCGACCGCAGCGGCCACACCCACGCGATCAGCTTCCGCCGCGGCACCCCCGGCATCTTCACCGAGGCCAGCCCGGACGCGCCCTTCGAGCCCGCCAACGGCCTCACCAGGACCCGCAAGGTGCCCAAGACCCGCACCGGCACCCGGATCCGGTACTGGGCCGACCGGCAGATCTTCCTCAAGGACGCCAAGCTCTCCCTGGAGCACCTGCACAACCGCGCCCGGCAGACCGCCTTCCTCGTCCCCGGCCTGACCATCGTCGTGCGTGACGAACGGCTCGTGGAGAGCGAGCAGATCGAGGAGTCGGTCTTCCACTACGACGGCGGCATCGCCGAGTTCTGCGAGTTCCTCGCCCCCGACAAGCCGGTCAGCGACGTGCTGCGGCTGCGCGGCGAGGGCACCTTCAAGGAGACCGTGCCGGTCCTGGACGAGCTCGGCCACATGACCCCCACCGAGGTCACCCGCCACCTCGGCGTGGACATCGCGCTGCGCTGGGGCACCGGCTACGACACCACCCTGCGCTCCTTCGTCAACATCATCGCCACCCCCAAGGGCGGCACCCACGTCACCGGCTTCGAGCGCTCGCTGGCCAAGACCGTCAACGAGGTACTGCGCGCCAGCAAGCTGCTGCGCGTCGCCGAGGACGACATCACCAAGGACGACGCCACCGAGGGCCTCACCGCCGTGGTCACCGTCCGGCTCGCCGAGCCGCAGTTCGAGGGCCAGACCAAGGAGGTGCTCGGCACCTCGGCGGCCAACCGGATCGTCGCGGCCGTCGTCGCCAAGGAGCTCAAGGCCTTCCTCACCTCGGCCAAGAAGGACCAGAAGCAGCAGGCCCGGGCCGTACTGGAGAAGGTCGTCGCCGCCGCCCGCACCCGGGTCGCCGCCCGTCAGCACAAGGAGGCCCAGCGCCGCAAGACCGCGCTGGAGACCAGCTCGCTGCCCGCCAAGCTGGCCGACTGCCGCAGCGACGACGTCGACCGCAGCGAACTGTTCATCGTCGAGGGGGACTCCGCGCTCGGCACCGCCAAGCTCGCCCGCAACTCCGAGTTCCAGGCGCTGCTGCCGATCCGCGGCAAGATCCTCAACGTCCAGAAGGCCTCGGTGAGCGACATGCTCAAGAACGCCGAGTGCGCCGCGATCATCCAGGTGATAGGGGCCGGCTCGGGCCGCACCTTCGACATCGACCAGGCCCGTTACGGCCGGGTCATCTTCATGGCCGACGCCGACGTCGACGGCTCGCACATCCGCACCCTGCTGCTGACCCTCTTCCACCGCTACATGCGGCCGATGGTCGAGCAGGGCCGGGTCTTCGCCGCCGTCCCGCCGCTGCACCGGATCGAGCTCACCAACCCCAAGCGCGGCCAGGAGAAGTACCACTACACCTACTCCGACGCCGAACTGCGCTCCACCCTGCTGGAGTTCCAGCGCAAGGGGCAGCGCTGGAAGGAGCCGGTGCAGCGGTACAAGGGTCTGGGCGAGATGGACGCCGACCAGCTGGCCGAGACCACCATGGACCCGCGCCACCGCACCCTGCGCCGGATCAACCTGGGCGACCTGGAGCAGGCCGAGAGGATCTTCGACCTGCTGATGGGCAACGACGTCGCCCCGCGCAAGGAGTTCATCGTGGACTCGGCGGCCACCCTGGACCGCTCCCGCATCGACGCCTGA
- a CDS encoding response regulator transcription factor: MSSAVTRVLVADDQTVVREGIVMLLGLLPGIEVVGAAADGEEAVALVERHHPDVVLMDLRMPRVDGVEATRRIRAAHPETEVVVLTTYADDESLFPALQAGARGYLTKDVGGEEIAKAIADVRAGAAGLSPQVQLRLLERLSEAPLKAAPNAPGASNASSASSAPTAAERPAARAGELPDGLTVREAEVLGLIAEGLSNTEIAQRLFVSQATVKTHINNLFAKTAVRDRAQAVAYAFRHGITGTQQ, from the coding sequence ATGAGTTCCGCGGTCACCAGGGTGCTGGTGGCGGACGACCAGACGGTGGTGCGCGAGGGCATCGTGATGCTGCTGGGGCTGCTGCCCGGCATCGAGGTGGTGGGCGCGGCGGCGGACGGGGAGGAGGCCGTCGCCCTGGTGGAGCGGCATCACCCGGACGTGGTGCTGATGGACCTGCGGATGCCGAGGGTCGACGGCGTCGAGGCGACCCGGCGGATCCGGGCCGCGCACCCGGAGACCGAGGTCGTGGTGCTCACCACCTACGCCGACGACGAGTCACTGTTCCCGGCGCTGCAGGCCGGGGCACGTGGCTACCTCACCAAGGACGTCGGCGGCGAGGAGATCGCCAAGGCCATCGCGGACGTCCGCGCGGGCGCGGCCGGGCTCTCCCCGCAGGTCCAACTCCGATTGTTGGAGCGGCTTTCGGAGGCTCCGTTGAAGGCCGCGCCGAACGCGCCGGGCGCCTCGAACGCGTCGAGCGCCTCGAGCGCGCCGACCGCCGCCGAGCGGCCCGCCGCCCGGGCCGGGGAGCTGCCGGACGGGTTGACCGTGCGGGAGGCCGAGGTGCTCGGGCTGATCGCCGAGGGCCTCTCCAACACCGAGATCGCCCAGCGACTGTTCGTCAGCCAGGCCACGGTGAAGACGCACATCAACAACCTGTTCGCCAAGACCGCGGTGCGGGACCGCGCGCAGGCGGTCGCGTACGCCTTCCGCCACGGAATCACCGGAACGCAGCAGTAG
- a CDS encoding solute symporter family protein — MTTTTGVMTTATPPPVAPTGQHHGLAIVLFAVIVLVTLGITLWVGRQGNAAEDFYAGGRDFTPLQNGFALSGDYLSAASFLGVAGLIALYGYDGVLYSIGFLVAWLVVLMLVAELVRNAGRYTLADVLALRLRRRRVRAAAGGASVVVTLLYLVAQMVGAGSLVALLLGTNSAQARTWTIIGVGALMIVYVTIGGMRATTWIQIVKAFLLIAGSMLLTVLLVVRFHGDLFELMRQAAQHSGAGHRYLEPGLKYGATFTSRLDFFSLGLALVLGTAGLPHILSRFYTVPTARAARRSTMWAIGLVGGFYLMAIALGLGATALVGSAEVRHANSAGNTAVPLLALVLGGGNGSTGGVVLFALISAIAFATILAVVAGLTLASSAAFAHDIWAGAWRGGPRRRRGGEAAEKPSEQQEVLVARFAAAGIGAVAIVISLYAQQLNVAFLVGLAFAVAASSNLPVLLYSLFWSRFTARGAVWSVYGGLVPAIVLVFFSPVVSGSNAALFPGVDFHWFPLENPGIVSIPLGFLAGWIGTLTSPEPADADRFAELEVRSLTGAGAA; from the coding sequence ATGACGACCACCACCGGTGTGATGACCACCGCCACCCCGCCCCCCGTCGCCCCCACCGGCCAGCACCACGGCCTGGCGATCGTGCTGTTCGCCGTCATCGTCCTGGTCACCCTGGGCATCACCCTCTGGGTCGGCCGCCAGGGCAACGCCGCCGAGGACTTCTACGCCGGCGGGCGCGACTTCACCCCGCTGCAGAACGGCTTCGCCCTCTCCGGCGACTACCTCTCCGCCGCCTCCTTCCTCGGCGTCGCCGGGCTGATCGCCCTGTACGGCTACGACGGCGTGCTCTACAGCATCGGCTTCCTGGTCGCCTGGCTGGTCGTGCTGATGCTGGTCGCCGAACTCGTCCGCAACGCCGGGCGGTACACCCTCGCCGACGTGCTCGCGCTGCGGCTGCGGCGCCGCAGGGTGCGGGCGGCGGCCGGCGGTGCCAGTGTCGTGGTCACCCTGCTCTACCTGGTCGCCCAGATGGTCGGCGCCGGCTCGCTGGTCGCACTGCTGCTCGGCACCAACAGCGCCCAGGCCCGGACCTGGACCATCATCGGGGTCGGCGCTCTGATGATCGTCTACGTCACGATCGGCGGGATGCGGGCCACCACCTGGATCCAGATCGTCAAGGCCTTCCTGCTGATCGCGGGTTCGATGCTGCTGACCGTGCTGTTGGTGGTGCGCTTCCACGGCGACCTCTTCGAGCTGATGCGCCAGGCCGCCCAGCACAGCGGCGCCGGGCACCGCTACCTCGAACCCGGGCTCAAGTACGGCGCCACCTTCACCAGCCGGCTGGACTTCTTCAGCCTCGGCCTGGCCCTGGTGCTCGGCACCGCCGGCCTGCCGCACATCCTGTCCCGCTTCTACACCGTGCCCACCGCCCGGGCCGCCCGCCGCTCCACGATGTGGGCGATCGGCCTGGTCGGCGGCTTCTACCTGATGGCCATCGCGCTCGGCCTGGGCGCCACCGCGCTGGTCGGTTCGGCCGAGGTGCGGCACGCCAACTCGGCCGGGAACACCGCCGTTCCACTGCTCGCCCTGGTGCTCGGCGGCGGCAACGGCAGCACCGGCGGGGTGGTGCTGTTCGCGCTGATCTCGGCGATCGCCTTCGCCACCATCCTCGCCGTGGTCGCCGGGCTGACGCTCGCCTCCTCCGCCGCCTTCGCCCACGACATCTGGGCCGGCGCCTGGCGCGGCGGCCCGCGCCGCCGCCGCGGGGGAGAGGCCGCCGAGAAGCCCAGCGAGCAGCAGGAGGTGCTGGTCGCCCGGTTCGCCGCCGCCGGGATCGGCGCGGTGGCGATCGTGATCAGCCTGTACGCCCAGCAGCTGAACGTCGCTTTCCTGGTCGGCCTGGCCTTCGCGGTGGCCGCCTCCTCCAACCTGCCCGTGCTGCTGTACAGCCTGTTCTGGTCGCGGTTCACCGCCCGGGGCGCGGTCTGGTCGGTGTACGGCGGGCTGGTCCCGGCGATCGTGCTGGTGTTCTTCTCGCCGGTGGTCTCCGGCTCCAATGCGGCGCTGTTCCCCGGCGTCGACTTCCACTGGTTCCCGCTGGAGAACCCCGGCATCGTCTCCATCCCGCTCGGCTTCCTGGCCGGCTGGATCGGGACGCTCACCTCGCCCGAGCCCGCCGACGCGGACCGGTTCGCCGAGCTGGAGGTGCGCTCCCTCACCGGTGCGGGCGCGGCCTGA